The Kogia breviceps isolate mKogBre1 chromosome 8, mKogBre1 haplotype 1, whole genome shotgun sequence DNA window GCAAGTACACAAGTGTGCCATTCGTAGTGAGGTTAGAGCAGGAGATACAAATGTGAAAGTTATGTCAACAAAGGTGATAGGGGATAAGGGTTCTGGTGCATACAGCTGAGACACTGGTGAAGGAAAGACATCCAAAGGTTGGATTTGGGAACCTTTTGGAAAACTCTTTTTATGatagagagaggggaaaaatgaGCCAGAATGGGGAGAGTGGTAATGAGGTAAGAGATGCATAACAAGTTAGATCAATATCATAGTGGCCAAAAGAGTGTTTAACAATGCTAATTACTCCAGAAAGTTGGAAGAACACGAAGCCTGAGAAATGTTGTTTGAATAGTATTGAAAGGACAGAAATAAAGGCAGTGATCCTTCCAGGGAATCTCTCAGCAAATGTTCTCTAACCTCAAGAGATGCTGGAAAAATACATGTATGGTGCTTTTTGCCTCTCTAGAGGGAAGCAAACTCTAGCAGCATAGAAGGCAGAGGAAGAACTATTGGGTCAGCAACCAACAATGTTTGCCATACTTCAAAATCTTTATgtatttaacttctttttcttgttttgtttttctgactaaAATTTTCAGTACATTGCTGAATAGAAGTATTAAGATATTACATTCATGGTTTTTAACTGGACTTGAAagtttctaatattttacatttgagtATGAAATTTACTGTAAGTTTTTCGAAGATAACTTATTGGTTAAGAATAGTAGTTAAGAAAATTCAGTTTACTCTCTGCATtacattttctgcttcttttgagatgatgatatgttgttcttcctttaattttttaatgtagcaGATTATACTGATAGTTCTCAGTGTAAAACCATCCTTGGACTCCTTGAAAATTACTTGACTTCCAGGGAAAAAGCTCAAATTGGTTATGATTGTTGCTATTGTTTGTTATGCATTGATGGCCTCATCAAATTTTATCtgcgatttatttatttaaaatttattcaaatttaattacaatttacttaaaatttaaattaatatattatttgaaatttgtcTGCTGTGGTGCTTTCTCATAGTGTTCTTGCCAGATAATAGTattaacagtttgatagtgtcataaaatgagttgaaaaccTGTTCCTCTATTTGGTTTTTCTTGAACTTTGCATTAGAGTAGAATGATCTGGTTTCAGAAGGCTGGTTGTAATGTTTATTTGAATCTTGTAGgcttaaaaaaatagtcttttgtacatttaaaattggtACTACATCCAGAGATTCGTCCATTCTTCGTTTTtgattgtgtttgtgtgtgtatcttcaccttactgtttttttttaaaaaaaaaaatgcccttaattttaaaaattcttacatcATGTCTTTGGTAGGCAGAATACTGGCACTTACACTTCCAAAGAGGTCCACTACCTAATCCTTAGAACCTGTCAGTTTGTTTTGTTGCATGACAAGGGGCAATTAAGATTGTAGATGGAATTAAGGATTTTAGGCATCTGATGAAAATAAGGGCTTTATCATGTATTATCTGGGTGGTCCCAGTATAATCAGAATGATTCTTAAAAGTGTTAGCATGATGCAGTATGAGAAAGAGTTAACTGACTATTGGCTTTGAGGATGGAAGGAGGCTACAAGCCAAGGGAGGTTGATGGCATCTAGAAGCTGGAtaaagcaaggaaatggattctcccctagaacctctACAAGGATtgcagctctgctgacaccttggttttagcTCATTGAAATACACTTCAGACTTTTGACCCCTCACAAGTTGTAAGgtaatacatatgtattattttaagttACTAAATTTGTGGAAATTTCTTATAGCAGCAATAGAATTTTGGTATTGAATGTGCAACCTTAAAATGTGACCTTAAAATGTGAAAGTGCCTTTGGAATTAGGCAGTgagcagaggaggaaagaatTTTGAGGAGCCCGATAGAACAAGCCCAGATAGCCTTAAAGAGACTGCTAGTAGAAATATGGATGTTAACCACTGTGTTACTGAGGGCTCAGAAAGAAGTGAAGAGCATGGTAGagaaaacatttattgttttAGAGAAAACCTAAGTTCTCATGAACAGACTTTGTAGAAATATGACATGAAAGGCTCTGCCAGTGGGGATtcagatgaaaatgaaatgagcATGTTATTGGAAATTGGAAGAAAATGGTAGAAAGTTAGCTGAGTTGTGTCCTGAAGTTATGTGAAAAGCAAAGCTTGTAAATGATGAAGTTGGATATTTAGCCTGTGATTTCCAAGCAAAGGGTTGAAAGTGTGGCCTAGTTTCTTCTTATTGCTTATAATAAAATGCAAGAGGAATGAGTTATATTGAGGAAGAACTGTTAATCAAAAAAATGACACCAGGACTTCATGATTTGAGACATTCTCAGTCTGTTGCAGGCTGAAAAAGATGCTAACAGGAGGATATTCACCCTAAGGAAAGTGTTCTCTGGAGAGAAAACCAAAAGCATGTCTAGACAAACTTTTGCCAGTGCCTTAGAATAATCAAAAGGTTAGAGTACTTTTGGACAGAGGACTTTTTTATCATTATGTCATGGCTTTACCCATAAAAGTGCTTATTTCCTTAGTCCTTTGTCCTGTATTATGTTTTTTGGATAGGTTTTATATAGTACTTTTTGCTTATCCCTTTACACTGAAAGTGTCTTGAGTTTTGTTTGAGgcaacacttttaaaatatataggagtggggcttccctggtggcgcagtggttaagagtccgcctgccgattcaggggacacgggttcgtgtcctggtctgggaagatcccacatgccgcggagcggctgggcccgtgagccatggccgctgagcctgtgcgtccggagcctgtgccccgcaacgggagaggccacaacagtgagaggcccacgtaccacaaaaagaaaaaaaaaaaaaaaaaaaatatatatatatatatatatatatatatatatatatatatatatatatatatatatatatatatatatatatatatatatatatataggggttGCGGCGGGCACTGGAGCGGTTTTGGGCTTGGCCGGTGCGAAGGGCGGCGGAGCTGGAGGGAGGTCGGGGTTCAGGTCCCTATCCCGGCCAGCGGCAGCTTCTGCCATGGCTTGTTCGAGTCTGGTCCTCGTGCGCTTACGGCGCCTGCGAGCCCCCAGAGAGGCCGCTGTAGCGTTGGTGGACACTGCCCCGAGGCCGCCACGCACTCTGTGAGGACGGCAGGGAGTCCTCGCCCTCCCACAGTATCAGGTCAGGAAAGTGATCAGAGAGGCTAGCGAGTGCCTCGAGACTGCAGAGCCAGCGGGAGGCGGCGCTAGGAGGCACATCCACATCTGCTTCCTCCCTAAAAAACCGTTGTGCCTAAATCTGGCGTTGTGCTCGTCCCTGCACTGAGCCAAAGGACATCGCTGTGAAGTTCAGGTCCTGGTTCCTAGGAACAAAGCCGATCTTGTGAGATAAAGAAGAATCCCACCGGGAAGATGGCTCATCTGACTGGAGGCCTCCCACCAGGGCTGCAGAACAGAGGAGGATCAAGGACAAGAAAGAGCAGACCCTAGGTTTGCATGGCTGATTGCACTATGTGATCTTTGTGCTCCGCAAGCCACCCGTCAGACTGTGAGAACCCGAGGTGTGAGCCAAGTTTCAGGAGAGCCCAAACTTTGTAGTTCTCTACGTGTTCCCTCGATCCACAGAAAATGAACAGGTCTCAGGGGTCAGTGTCATTTGAGGATGTGACCATGGGCTTCACCCAGGAGGAGTGGCAGCCCCTGGACCCTGCTCAGAGGACCCTGGACAGGGATGTGATGCTAGAGAAATACAGCCACCTCATCTCAGTGGGGTACTGTGTTACCAAACCAGAGATTGTTACAGCAAGGAGAAGAGCCATGGATATTAGAGGAAGAGTCCCAAAGTCAGAGCCACCCAGACTTCTGCATAGTTGACCTGATGGAGAAGAGCCAGGAAAAGGAAGACCAGCATTGGTGGAAAGTTGGTTTTGTCAACAACAAAACACCGACTAAAGAGAGAAATAATGTattgagaaaaacattttctctggatacaaactttattttatcaaaaaaatacctggtAAATATGACTCATATGGAATGAATTTGGATTCTCTTTCACAATTAATCATTAGTAATAGACACTCCTTTGTAAGGCAGCTTGATGAGTTTAATACACATGGGAAATTACTCCTCTGTACAAAGCACAAGAATTCTCATTCTAGAGAGAAATCTTTAGAATATGATAGAACTGGAAAAGCCATCAGTCAAAATGAGGACTTATTTCAGCATCAAGATACTCAAACTCTGAAGATTTCTTTTGAATATACTGAATGTGGGAAACCCTTCAATTAGGGGGCAACTTTCATTATCTGTAAGAGAGCAAGCTCATGGTAGAAGCCCTATGGATGTAATGAACATGTCAAAGCCTTTTCTGATAGACCAACATGCAGTGTTCATCAGGGAACTCATACAAGGGAGAATCACTATAAATTGAATGACTGTGGGAGGTGATCTGTTCATGAGAAGTCAACTTCAAATAAGCACCATGGAGTTATCATGGGGAAGAGATAATATGAGTGTGTTGAAAGTGAGAATAGTTTCAGCAAGAAGTCACTCCTTCAGCAAATTTATAAAGGAGGGAAAACCTTTAACTGTTATGAAGATTGGGAAGTATTCTGCAAGAAGCCAAATTTCATTCAGCATCAAGAAACACATATAGGGAAAAAAGTCTATAAAATTAATCAGTGTGCTACTGGATTTTGCAAGAAGCCAAAGCTTCCTACATATCAGAAAACAGATATAAGAGAAAAACTCTATGAGTGTagtgaatgtgggaaaaccttcagCCATAAATCATCTCTCATCCTACATCAGAGGATACACAGaggggagaaaccctatgaagGCACCAAATGTGGGAAAACCTTTGGGTATAGGTCAGGCCTCACAGTACATCAGAGaacacacacaggggagaaaccctatgaatgtaatgaaCGTGGAAAAAATTTCTGTGAGAAATCAAATCTCTGTGTACATCAGCGaacacacacaggagagaaaccctatgtgTGTAATGAATGTCAGAAAACCTTCAGTGATAGGTCAGCTCTCACAGTACATAAGAGAATACATACcggggagaaaccctatgaatgtaggGAATGTGGGAAAACTTTCTCCCAGAAGCCAAacttcattaatcatcagaggactcacacaggagagaaaccctatggaTGTCACAAATGTGGAAAATCCTTCTCTGTGAAGTCAAAACTGAGGGAGCATCAGAaaacacacagaggagagaagtCTTATAAATGTAATGAGTGTGGGAAAACTTTCTACCGTAAGTCATCCCTCACAGTACATCAGAGCACCGACAcaggggagaaaccctatgaatgtaaccAATGTGGGAGAACCTTCTATCAGAGAACACACTAGGGAGAAACACCACAGGTGTAATGGAACCTTCCACCAGCATCTCGACTTCACTAAACAGCAGAGAAACAGCACTAAGAAGAAACCCCTGTCAACATCCTGAAACCTTCACCCTCTTGTTGGACTCACTGCATAGCAGAAACAACCTGGGGCTGAGGTGGGGACCcaatatatatgagaaatcttTTGCCTGGAAGTGACATTTCATTAAGTAGCAAATAATTAATATTTGAtaactttattaatattttgaagatGTTACAGTgtcaaaaaaagtttaaaaaggaggCCTTTCCTTTTGCAGAATATGTATAAGTATGCTATATAGAGAACCTTTTCATGATAGGTTTGCTTACTGGAATGCAACATTATAGTAGGAAGTATATATTTGCTTAATAACTCAAagtttttatttcacaattttaatATGAATATGAAATGTATAAGTTGTCCCATACTTAATAcctatgtattttttgttttaattgaaatttttattgagataattgtagattgtAAGATGCAGTTGTAAGAAGTAATACAGACAGACCCCATGTACCCTgtacccagtttcccccagtggtaacattttgtaaaaatatagtacatatatCAGCCAGGATAATGATATTATTGATATAATCCACCAATTAGTTCAgagtttctcaattttatttctactcACTTATGAGTATGTGTGTTTAGTTCTGTGCAATTTTATCATGTGTAGGTGTATGTATCCGTCATTGGCTGTGGCATCTGTTGACTGTGGTATCTGCGACCGCAAATATTCATGATATTCAGGGGTTATTAGTTTCTCCGGTATTGtaattatgtttttcaaaatagTCTCTATATTTTAGAGATAGAAAAATAACATATGCTACAGCATTCAGATTATTGAAATATAGGCAACAATACCATGAGCttggagatatatatgtatatatatatatacatatatatatatatatatgtatttaattggATCACCTTCTTTCATTTCTAGGATTTGTTTATATaacttgtatatttatttgttgacTACATTAGGttacaaatactttctcctagactgtggcttatcttttaattttatttatgctaTATTATACTGTATAGAAGTTTTAAGTTTTGATGCAAATATATCAATTTTTTCTTAggtctttttgctttttgtttaagaaattcttttcTAGACTGAGGTTACAAAGATATTCTTCCAAAAAGCTGAGGttttgcttttcatgtttatatttttaatctatctggaatttttttttaatgatataaattagtgatctactttcattttgttttgcaaatGGAAAAGTCAGTTGTCTCAGGGCCACTTTTGAAGGTCTGTATATTCATTTCCCAGGGCTgcagtaacaaagtaccacagactgggtggcttaaaataataggAATTATTCTTCCAGTTCTGgtggctagaagtctgaaatcaagttgtcagcagggccatgcagtctctgaaggctctaggggagaatctccCCTAGGCCCTAGGGGAGAATCTCTTCCATGcctttctctcagcttctggtggtggctctccatccttggtgttccttggcttacagctacataactccaatctctgtctccacTGACTCATGCATTCTCCCTTCCTGTGTCTAGTTCTCTGTGCCTCTTTTGGAGCCAGCCATGGCCCTTAACTGTCTGCTTGCCCAGACCCTTAGCTGCAACCTAGTTGCCTCAAACCTAGCTCCTGCCAGTGCACAGCACACGCTGGTGGAAATGAACAGAACCCTGCACCCACCGCTATCTCCCTGCCAAGGACAAAGGCCCCCtccatatcccctgcctcttgtttaTAAAAAAGTACTAGATCTATGGCTAGCACAGTTTCAAGAACTTGGCCTTAAGAGAATGGGATTAAGACTGTTGcttataataatctatatctttgtgggcatcaaaataattgtagcttgTTCTGCCCGTATATGTAAATGGGCAACCACAATTGTCAGCGAAGAGATGCTACAGGCCCATGTCAGCATCTCCCACTCTAAGAATATGGTGCCCTATGTCAGCATGAAGTTACAGAAGACAGACCTTTGAccataatccaataaaaatggaATGATGTTCTGACAAGTGGGGATTTATAAACAGCTTTTGGCAGGAAAAAGCTCTTtgcaggaaagagctctctgcaggaggccccTTTTGTCTTGTCACTAACCTTAAACCAGTTTCCCCCATGCTTTACTCATCTCCGGCCCTAGCACACTTTCAAATCTTTTTATCACATAATACCTTGCCTAATCTGTTGGTTCTTTCCATAAATCaaagaagcagaaataaaaaataagtaattaacagatgaccgtagcttccccttcagtaatctcgtgaacaaactgtgtgaacaagatgATATTGAAAGAAAGATCACAAGAAGTCAACAAGCCTGCATGACAAGCCTGCATGCAGTGGGGGATGGCGATGACTCTGACCTcctatctcaatgattaactgagattacttaccttttccctttaaaaacttctcATGGCTGAGCAGGATCTTGGGAGGTGGTTTTGGGGGAGTCCACTATCTCCCCagcattctgattaaaagcaactttcctttctaccaacatttGTCTCTCTTGAGTATTGATTTCTGAGCAGCAAGCATCCAGACCTGATTTGGTAACACTGGGACTTGCAGCACGAGGTGTGTGGAGGGTGGgggtcttttctttttattgccttgTTGCACAGACTAAACGTCTGGGACAGTGTTGACTAGAAGTGGTGAgtagacatctttgtcttgttcccagTCTTAGGAGGAAACTGCTGTTTATTTCACCATAAAATATGATGTCAGATATATGTTCTTTCATAAATGCCCTTCATTAGATTGAGGATGATTCCTTTAATTCCTAATTAATTGAGAGTTTTAAATCATGaatgtgttgaattttttcaaatgctttttctacatttttttttttttttggtggtacgcgggcctctcactgttgtggcctctcctgttgcggagcacagactccggacgcacaggctcagcggccatggctcacgggcccagctgctccacggcatgtgggatcttcccggaccggggcacgaacacgtgtcccctgcatcggcaggcgtattctcaaccactgcgccaccagggaagccctttttctacattttcaaatgctttttctacattatataaatgcatttctacatttcttctTTAGTATGTTAATATGACGAAATACATTGATTTTGAATGCTAAGGCAACCTTGCATTTctaggataaatcctacttgggcACGTTGCATTACCTTATCGATTAGAAGTTTcaatttgctattttttaaaagaatttttgcatctatgttcatgagagttATTGatctatgattttcttttcatgtctttgtctggctttggtatgtAGGTAATGCTGGCtcataaaataatttggaaaatgtttattcCTAGAAGAGTTTGTGTACAATTGTTACTatgtcttctgtaaatgtttggtagaattcacttgtgcCATCTGGCCTGTACTTTTTGTTGTGGGAAGGTTGTCAGCTACAAATCATTTGTTTAATAGGGCTATtcaggttttctctttcttcttgagtgaCCTTTGGTAGTTTGTACCTTTCGAGGACTTTTTCTATTTCAACTAAGTTGctgaatttattggcataattattaataaaattccatgctgctttaaaaaataaattaattaaataaaatatatagagagacataaattatacattttttaaaaattgagaatctTCATATTTGgtgattttaattcatttatattcattGTTATTGCTGGTATATTTGCTTATATAtctaccattttatattttcttctgtttgatataattttctttgcttatttgatttatcttttctgcattttatatgattgatagagttttctcttttattatcaTATCTTCTTTCTACTGGTTTGGAAATTATACTTTCATATCTATTACTTCAACATTTACACTTAAATTTTTGCATAGGTAGAATGTCCAAGCtacttttctaaatttaaaaaagattttagcaATATGCTCACTGTCATTCCATCAAACTCTACTCTTTTGTTAATTCTTGGTTATTTGAATAGTCCCAAGAATGTCCCTCTTAAAATCCTGACTCTCAGTTCCTTGACCTTTTCTCCTCTAATGAACTTAATCTTTCATCCAACCACAAAAAATCATTCTGTTATCCTACCCTGGACTTTTTCATTACCAATAAATGCACTTCTTCCATAATCCCAACTGTAAGCATCCTACTTTCCAACCACT harbors:
- the LOC131760959 gene encoding LOW QUALITY PROTEIN: putative zinc finger protein 487 (The sequence of the model RefSeq protein was modified relative to this genomic sequence to represent the inferred CDS: inserted 3 bases in 2 codons), whose protein sequence is MNRSQGSVSFEDVTMGFTQEEWQPLDPAQRTLDRDVMLEKYSHLISVGYCVTKPEIVXQQGEEPWILEEESQSQSHPDFCIVDLMEKSQEKEDQHWWKVGFVNNKTPTKERNNVLRKTFSLDTNFILSXKIPGKYDSYGMNLDSLSQLIISNRHSFVRQLDEFNTHGKLLLCTKHKNSHSREKSLEYDRTGKAISQNEDLFQHQDTQTLKISFEYTECGKPFN
- the LOC131760825 gene encoding zinc finger protein 25-like, which produces MELSWGRDNMNWEVFCKKPNFIQHQETHIGKKVYKINQCATGFCKKPKLPTYQKTDIREKLYECSECGKTFSHKSSLILHQRIHRGEKPYEGTKCGKTFGYRSGLTVHQRTHTGEKPYECNERGKNFCEKSNLCVHQRTHTGEKPYVCNECQKTFSDRSALTVHKRIHTGEKPYECRECGKTFSQKPNFINHQRTHTGEKPYGCHKCGKSFSVKSKLREHQKTHRGEKSYKCNECGKTFYRKSSLTVHQSTDTGEKPYECNQCGRTFYQRTH